The sequence below is a genomic window from Sorangiineae bacterium MSr12523.
TTCTTCGACACCGTCGAGGCGGTAACTCGGGAGCGCCTCGATTTCCTTCAGCGCAACGGGCCGCCCTTCGACGGAGTCCTGCGCGAGCCACACCCGAGCGGTACCTCCGCTCCCCAAGAGCTTTTCCACGCGGTACCTACCGTCCACGATGTTTCCCGGCTGCAGAAACGTGGTGGGCGTAGCTCTGCGCGGAAGGTGCGCGTCGCTCCGAATCATGAGCGACTCGGTGCGAAGCATGGCCGGATCGCTCGTGACGCCATGAGCTGGGTCCCCAGGCAGACTCACGTTCGAGACTACTGCTTCAGGACCGACCCCTCGCGACGCCACGAGCCCAGTCTAGCATCGCATCATTGACTCAGTGCGCCGCATCCCACTTCAGGTGTGGCAACCTTCCGTGGCCTCCTTCTCGCTTGCACTTGAGTTGTAAGTTGCCAGCCAAACCGGCCGCCGATATCAAAATAAACGAATTGTCGTATATGGAGTTCCATATCCAAATAGCGTTCACGACTAAGTGCATATCGGACGATTCGATGCGACTGCCAAACGGCGGCCAGCGCCGGCGGCAACGAGCCTCGTCATGGATCGAATCTCGCGCCCCCTAGCGAGCCCGGGCACACTTGCTTGTGTCCGTCACACAATCGGCGAATGTATGAACAATTTCGATTACATTGCACATGCTGGCGCGTTCCGGAGAAGGATTGGCGCCTGAAGCACATCCCGGTAGAATCCTGACAGGGGCTTAGGGGTGAGGGTGGACGGTGGAAAACAACCGGGCGTTGGAGCAAGGGACTTGAGCTCCCTTGGCTATGCCTTTGGCGATTTCCGCTTCGATCCCACGCCGCGCACGTTGCTGTTGGCCGACGAGCCCGTTCGCCTCGGAACCCGTGCCTTCGACATCCTTCGGGTGTTGCTCGAACACGCTGGCACCGTCGTGACCGCCGACGAACTGATGGCCCGCGTATGGCCGGACGTCGTCGTCGACGAGACGAATCTGCGCGTTCAAATCGGGATTCTTCGCAAGGTGCTCGCCCGCGGAGAGCAAGGACCGCGCGCCATCGAGACGGTGCCTCGGGGCTACCGGTTTACGCTGCCCGTCTCGCCATGGGACAGCTCGCTCGCCGAGCCTCCGTCCAGCGAGCTTGCCACGCACAATCTGCCCGCCCTGCTCGCGACCACCATAGGGCGCACGGAAACGATCACGCTGCTCACGGACACGCTGGCCGAGCAGCGCCTGGTCACCGTCACGGGGCCGGGTGGCATCGGCAAAACGACCGTGGCCATCGCGGTGGCCCACCGGTGTCTGCCGCGCTTTTCGCACGGAGTCTGCTTCGTCGACTTCTCGGCGCTTTCCGATGCGCAGTTCGTGGCCAGCGCGATCGCCTCGGCGCTCGGCATCGGCGTGCTGGCGAACGATCCCCTTGCCGGCTTGCTTTCCTATCTGCGTGGGAAGCAGATGCTCCTTCTCCTGGACACATGCGAGCACGTCGTGGAGTCCGTCTCACGGCTCGTGGAGGCATTGCTCTCGCATCTTCCGGAGCTCCGCATTCTCGCGACCAGCCGCGAAGTCCTGCGCGCAACCGGAGAATGGGCGCATCGGCTTCGGCCCCTGTCCCACCCGTCCCACACCGACGGGTTGAACGCGACCGACGCGCTCGCGTATCCCGCGGTGGACCTATTCGTCCAGCGTGCGCGGGCAGGCGTCAATCGATTCGAGCTGCAAGATGACGACGCGGCCATCGTCGCGGCGATCTGCCGCCGGCTCGACGGGATGCCGCTCGCCATCGAGTTTGCAGCGGCCAGGGTCGGGGAACTCGGCCTGCGCGAGATCGCGGCCCGACTGGACGACCGATTCGGCGTGCTGGTCCAAGGCCGGCGAACGGCCCTTCCGCGGCACAAGACGCTCGCGGCGACCTTGGACTGGAGCTACCACCTGCTGCCGCCCGAGGAGCAGACGATGCTGGAGCAGCTCTCCGTCTTTCGGGGCGCGTTCACCGCAGACGCGGCCGTCGCCGTGGCAGGCATCGCCGACGAACAAAGCGAAGAAGCGGCGCGATTGGACGCGCTGACGTGCCTCTCCAATCTTTTTGCCAAGTCGTTGGTGACGGCCGATATCGGCGCGGAAGTACCGCTTTATCGATTGCTCGATACGACCCGCGCATTTGCCGCTGAAAAACTCGCCGCCGCGGGCGATGGCGAATCGGAGGCGGTCGCGTGGCGCCATGCGAGGTATGTACTTTCCGCCCTTCGGGCTGCGGAGCTCGAATGGGAGGGCTCGGACCCCAAGCTCTGGGCCGACCGCCATCGATACTTGATCGACGATCTTCGCGGCGCGCTCAATTGGGCCACCTCCGTGACCGGCGATGATGTCCTCAGTGCAAAGCTCATCGCAGATTCTTCGCTGCTTTGGATTTCGCTTTCACTGCTCGACGAATACAGACGCCGCTTGGAAAGCATCTTCGAGCGGCTCACGGCGGGGACCGTCTACATCGATCCCGCCATTTCGATTCGCCTCTGGGACGTGTTCGGGCACACCATATTGCATACGACCGGCAACATGGAGACCGCCACCATAGCCTTTCGCGCAGCGCTCGAAGCCGCGCAGCGAGTAGGTCTCGTCGATGCGGAGCTCCGGGTGCTCTGGGGATTGCACGTTTGCCTCACGCACAACGGTGAGTATCGGGAGTCCCTTGCGACATTGAATCGATTCGGCTCCGTGGCCGCGAAGCTCGATGATCCGGGGGCCTCGCTCACCTACCGGAGAATGGCCGCTCTCGTGTATCATTACGCGGGAGACCAGGCGGCAGCGCGCATCCACACGGAGCACTTGCTCGCGCATGCGAGCAATCCGGCATGCAAAGTTCGCCATCGCGGGGTCCAACACGATGTGCGCGCCGGGGCTCGAAAGATGCTCGCGCTCATTCTCTGGCTACAAGGCTTTCCCGAGCAGGCGCGCGCACGCGTTCTCGAATCGGTCGAGCTTTCGCGGTCCCTCGGTCAGGCCATTCCATTGTGCTTCTCCCTGGCCATTGGCGCCATTCCCATCGCATTCTGGATGGGTGACCGTGCGGCTGCCGAAGAATTCACGGCGTCGCTTCTCACGTGCTCTCTGGAGCATTCGATGTCCATGTGGCAGACGTACGCGGAAAGCTATCAAGCCATCTTGCAGGGAAATGCGGATACGCTTCCCGAGCCGCACGTGGGGATGCATCTTTTGGAAATCATGGCGACGGTGGACCCATCTCACGCGAGCGAAGCCGTCCTCGCGCGGGCGGATGAAGGTCGCGCCGGATGGTGTGCGCCCGAGCTGCTCCGCATCCGTGCCTCGCGCATTCTCGAGCAAGGCGGTGCAGAGCGGGAATCCAAGGCCGAGGCCATACTCCACACGTCACTCGACATCGCGCGGCGGCAGCAGGCCTTGTCCTGGGAGCTCCGAACGGCAACGACACTTGCGGAGTTATGGCATCGTCAGGGCCGGAGCGCCGAGGCGTATGCGCTGCTCTCCGCGGTTCATGGGCGTTTCACCGAAGGCTTCGAAACGGCCGACTTGATTCGCGCCGCCTCCGTTCTTCGGGATGCCTCTCGTTCGTAGATATCCCGTCAGAGCTTTCGGAAGTACGCGTGTCCCTTCCAATTGGCCCATAAAGGCTCGACCTTTTCGGGTTTGTCGGCGAAAAATTCGTCACAGGCTCTTTTGACACCGGGATACGGGTTGACCACGCCCGGTTGAAGGCGCTCGTCGACATAGTCGTCGATGACCACGATGGCATTTCTGGCCAGCCGAGGGTAGACCTCCCGCAAACTCACTTGGATCGATGAATACAAATCGCCATCGAGGTGCGCAAAGGCCACTTCGGCGGGCAACTGGCTGCGCAATGTGTCATCGAACCACCCTGCGACGATGTTCGGCGGCTCGAGCTCCATGCGTACGAAGTTCTCGATGAGCGACTGCTGGGTGGCGGCCATCATGCCCGCGTGGGTAAACTCCCCATCCTCCGGGCAAGGCGCGGGCAGCCCCTCGAAGGAGTCGAAGACCCACAATGGCTTGGTGGACTGGAACGAGGCCATCGTCATCTTCATGAGAAGCGCCGTGATCCCCTCGTGGCATCCCAGCTCCACCACGTGCCCGGGCACATCGAGCAAGAGAACTTGCGAGAGCAGGTGCTGAATGTTGTTGCTCTGCTCCACATTGGCCATGAGACCGCGAACGACGTTCTCCCGCGCGATGAAGGGATACGCGTCTTTGACCCCGAACTTGGCATTGAGCGGGTCGAAGGCGAATGACACCTTGAAAAGCGGATTCGACCGATTTGCGGCCTTCATCAGGCCAGCGATCACGGCGAGGGTCGCTTCGGGCAGCTCCCGCGCGAAATCGGACAATTGTTCGTTCAGGTAGAAGCCGTGGCGCTGGCAAGCCTTTTTCTTGTCGCCATCGAGCTGCGCATACCAGGCCGTAAAGCCTTCGAGAATTCGACGAAACGTGCCAATGGGATCGGGTTCGAGCAACTTTCGAATCGCATTCATGGCGCAACTCTTTCTTCATCGCTCGGAACGAGCAAAACGTAGGCCGAAGAGCTCAATGGATCCTGCAAAGACACGGGGCTCGGGCGCCCTACCCGCTTCGATTCCTCGCCGAGGTAGCGGGTATCCTGCGCCTTCCATCCATGCTGGTGGAAGAAGCCGAACCAATCGTCGGGCACGAACTGAATGGGCGTCTTCTTCAGCAGGCGTAGGACGCTTCCTCGCCGCACGTAGCTTCCCGCGGCGGGGGCAAGGTAGTCGTTGATCCAATATCGAAACGACGGGCGCGCACGCAAATCCGCGGCGAGGAGGGCGACCTGCTCGGAGGTAAAGTACGGGGTGACCCCCTCGGTGAGAACGAGCACCTTGCTCGACGCCGCGGCCACATCGTCGAAAAGGCGGGTACGGGCGCCCCTGTCGGAGATGTCGAGCTTGACCCGTTCGAGCCGGCAACGCGGTATTTCGCCGCGAAGTCGCTCTTCTTTGAGGTCGACGATGTTCGAAAAGTCGACCTCGATCCATCGCAAGGTGGGCGGGAGATCCAATCGATAGGGACGCGTATCGAGGCCGGCCCCCAAGTTGAGGACCGTATCGACCCGCTGCTGCCCCACCTTTTCACGAACGAACAGGTCGATGATATGGGTGCGAATGACCACGGACCAAAAAGGACTTCCCAGCCCGAGGTATTTCAAGAAACGCGCGGCGCGCCGCGACTCTCGTCCGACGAGACGGCTTGCCAGCGGATCGCGAAACAGGGCATCGGGGCGCTCCGTTTCCATGGCGCGGAAGTTGGCAATCCAAAAAGCCGTTTTGGATACGGCCGGTGCCGGTCGAGAAAGAATCGGCGCGGCCGGAAGCCGCTCCTCGATGGTTCGAACGGCCGTGGCGATGCCGTCCTCGCGGCGCAGCGCCTCGCCCAGCTTCCTCGCACGCGTGCGGACGTCCTCGCTCTGGATGCCGCGCAGCGCCTGTCCGAGCCGCGTCGCGGTGAGCTGTTCGAAGGGCATGCACGTGCCGACACCCAAATCGGTGATGCGGCGGCCCCAAAAAGGCTGATCGTTGCAAAGGGGGAAGATGACCATGGGGAGCCCCGCGCGCAACGTGGCGGCGGTGGTCCCTGCCCCGCCGTGATGAACCGTCGCGCTGCATCGCTCGAAGAGCCAGTCGTGGTCCACGGAGCTCGTGATGAAGATGTTCTCGGGCACGCGAAGCGCGGCGATTTCCTGCTCCGTCCAATTGGCCCCGATGACGAACCGAATGCCCAATGTGTTGGCGACGTCGACGGCCAATCGCAACATCGCCGCTTTGTCGGTCACCGGTAGTCGCCAGTAGCCCAGGTAAACGGGAGGGCTTCCCGCCTCCAGCCAGCGCACGAGCTCCGGCGATGGATCGCCGCACGCGCGCATGCGCATGTCCTCCGGCATGGTCCAGTAGCCGGTCATGACGTTCGCGTCGCCCCAGTCGGACGGACGCGGCACGATGTGCGTGCTGTAGCAATGCAAGATCGGCACTCCGGCACGCCACAATCGCACCCGCATCGAGATGGACGTGGGAGGCAATCCGAGCTCGGCCCTCCAGCCGTTGACGATCTTTTTCTGCGTTTGCCAATAGACCGTTTCGAGGAGGGAGTGCGTGAGTCGATTCATCGTTCGCCCGGCCATCTTTCGCCCGTTGAACATCCGCTTGGCGAAGAATGGGCTGGGGAAGTCCGAATTCGGCAGCACCGGCATGGTGTAGCCAAGGATCAAAGGCACGCCGAGTTTTTCGGCAATGCAGGCGGCCGCATTTTCGATGACCAAGTTGCCGATGATGGCATCAGCGCCCTCGCTGGCGGCCAGGAGCTCGCGATTCATTCGAGGGCGGATCCGGCGATCCATGTCCGCCAGCATCTGCATCAACTTGAACGTGTTGCCCGCGCTGAGCCAGCGCACGCCCTCTTCCGATTGGAAAATTTCCTCGTAGTCGGCCGAAAGCGGAACGTGGCGCGCCCCGCTTTGGGCGACCATATCCGCGAAGCCTTGCGCGGCGGCGACACGAACGTCATGGCCTCGACGCTGCAGTGCGAGCGCCAGCGCGACGAAGGGTTGCACGTCGCCGCGGGTGCCCGATGCCAACAGGGTTATCTTCATGACAATCGCTCCGTGACGAATCCTGCGATCGCCTCGAGCCAGCGGCCGTCGACGCCGAGGGATCGCACGTCGTCGATGGCATCGTCGACGAGCGCCTCGGCCATCGCGCGGGACGCCTCGATGCCGTAAATCGCGGGATACGTCGTTTTTCCGGCGGCCGCGTCCCGTCCGACGGCCTTTCCGAGTTGCTCGGCCGTCGCCGACGCATCGAGGACGTCGTCCACGATCTGGAATGCCAGACCAATGCGTTCGCCATAGCGTCGTAGGACCGCAATGGTTGCATCGTCGACGCCTGCGACGATGCCGCCGGCCACCGTGGATGCGACGACGAGCGCGCTCGTTTTCGCGTGATGAATGAACATGACGCGATCCGCATCGCCCGCACGACCCTCGGATTCCAAGTCGATGACTTGACCGGCAATCAAACCTTGCACCGAACCAACGGCACGCCCAAGCTCCGCACTGATGCGCGCGGCCTGAGCAGATGACAGAGCGGCTGGCAGAACGTCGCACGCATTCGCGATCACGTGAAAGGCGAGCGCAATGAGCGCGTCGCCCGCGAGGATGGCCACGGCTTCACCGAATTCACGATGGCAGGTGGGACGGCCTCGCCGCACATCCGCATTGTCCATGGCCGGCAGATCGTCGTGAATCAAACTGGCCGCGTGAATCATTTCCATGGCGCACGCTACGGGCATCAGCGCCTGCGCGGGCGCTCCCAAGGCTTCCCCCGCAGCGAGCGTCAGAAGCGGCCGAATGCGTTTGCCCCCGGCAAAAAGACTATGACGTATGGCAGCGTGAATGGTAATCGGACGCACGTCGGCACGCGGAACGAGGCGGTCGAGTGCGACGTCGACCTCGCGGGCGCGACGCCGGAACTCCGCCATGATATCGGCGTTCGCACCGCCGCGGGCGCGAAGATGGGATACCGGCGCGGAAGCGTAGGATCGAGCGCTCGCAGGATCGCTCACGTCGGCCCCGGGCGCTTGGTTCGAGAGAGGGCGCGTGACATCTCGATGCCCGCGTCCATGCGCAGATCTTCGATGAATCCTTTGCCGAAAATAGGCTCGATGTGTTTCGACTCCGTCGAGTACCGAATGCATTCCGCATGGGAATACACGCACCCATGAATCATGAGCTCCAGACAGTGGATATACCGATCGAGGTGCGACCGATCGTGCTCCGGAAGCCCGAGGGTATCGTACAGCGCCGGCATTTCCGCTTTGACGGAGAGGAATTGCTGAACCTTTTCCTCGACCAGGGCGGCGGCCCTTTCCAAGGCTTGCTCCGGGGTGCGTCCCTCCGAGCGCTCGATCGCGAGGACGACGTTGACCTCTTGCTGCCGTCGGTCTTTCGGAAGGGAAAACACGTCGTTCTGCAGAATGACGATGTCCACGACACCTTGCCGCAACGTCTGAATCTGCCGAGTCCCGAACAAAGCCTCGGGCAGCTCGACCCCTTCCGCGACCTCGATGAGATCGAGCACGGCGTCCATGCCAATGTCGAACCGACGGATCTCGAATGCCGTTTGGGTATCGATGCCCTCGAGGCGATCGCGGTAGGTGGTCATGCGGAGTACACCGATGAAGAACCATTTCAAATGATTGCGAAATCGCGCCATCCAGGGCGCGGACATTTTCGGGGTAAGCCGTTCGAGAATGTTGGCAATCCCGTGTGCGGCCGCGTGTTGGGCCCGTTTTTCCGTATTCGGGGTCGGATAGAGCACACCGATCATGCTCTCGGTGATTCGTGCGACCATGTCCGGGCGGTTTCCGAGAGGCCCGGCGAATTGATCGTCGTAGAGGAAACCCCACGTCATCCAATCAGTGGCCAAGTCGAGGTCCTCCCCCCGAGCGGTGGGCAGGCAGTGTCCCGTGAGGCGTCCCCAGTTCCACGCCTCCAACCATTTCAGCGCGGCGTCGGTGGTGGCCAATCCCATTTCGCGGGCCCACGCGACACTATGACGTTGAGCCCGCTCGATGTCGGGACTGAGATCGCGTGGAAATGGGAAGCGGAATTCGATCGCTGCAGGCTGGGTCACCATCGATGCTCTCCTCTAATTCGCTTGGCTGGCGCGCCCTCGAGACACGGTGGTCATGAGCACGCGGTTGGGTCGCAGCACCGCGCGAGGAACCTCGCGCACACGGTGGCCAGGCACGGGAACGAGTCGCCATGCCGATGCAATGGTGGCCACGGCAATCAGCATTTCCGTGCGGGCAAACACGTCGCCAATGCACTTGTGCTTCCCGTCCCCGAAGGGCGTGAAGGCATGGCGCTGCAGTTCTTTGGCTCGCTCGGGATGCCATCGTTCAGGGTCGAAACGCAGGGGATCCGGGTAGATCGATGGATCGCGATGGAACATGAGCGGGCTGACGAGAACCTCCGCCCCCGCGGGCAGGTGCGTGCCGCCCAAATCGATCGCATGGATGGCGCGCCGCATGAGCAGCCAGGCGACGGGATAGCGGCGCAGCGTTTCGGAAACGACGCGTTGCAGGTACGGCAGACGCGGCAGGTCTTCCCCGGTGACGGGTCGGCCGTCGAGCACGGCGTCGATTTCGGCGTGGAGTTGCGCTTCCACTTGGGGATTTGCGCCCAATTCGTGAAAGAGCCACGTCATCGACGTTGCCGTGGTTTCCGATCCGGCGACGAACAGACCCGCGATCTCGATGCGGAGCTGCTCGTCACTCATGGCTTTTCCGGTGTCCGCGTCTTGAGCGGAGAGGAGGGCCGACAGCAGATCGCCACGGTCATTTTCGTCCGCACGCCTGGACTCGATGAAAGATCCGATGATGGCTTCGAATCGTGCTCGTTTTCGCGCGAAATCTCGATTGCTCGGCGTGGGGAGCATTTCGAAGAAGCGCCCGGGAAATAGTGTATTGCGACTGACCCACGCATTGGCTGCATCGATGTAGGCACCAATCTCCGCAGCCGTACTTTCACGGGTATTCGCGCCGAAAAGGGTTCGCGTCACCGTGTTGAGGGCCAGACGGTGCATCTGTTCGCGCAAGGAAATGCGCGACCCGGACGACCAACCGGCCATCTGTGCGATGGCTTGCTGGCGCATCGTATCCATGTAGCCACGAATGCGTTCGCGATGAAATCCCGGCTGCAGCATGCTTCGTTGCTGCCGATGGAAATCGCCATTGGAAACGATGACCCCTTTCCCGATGGCCCCTGTCGCTTTGTCGAAAACGCGGCCTCTTTCGAAGCTTCGGGCGTTCGTGACCAATACTTGGTGAATCAGCTCCGAGGAGGTGACCACGAACAAAGGAGAGGGTCCGATCCGGATCTGGACCACGTCCCCGAGGGCGCGCAACGACTGCAAATACGCGAGAGGATCGCGCAGCAGCCGGAGACCATGGCCGAACAGAGGCAGTCCACCCGGCGCCTCGGCGGCGAGGATGGGCGACGATATGACGTTATTCATCGGCTCGGGCGCCCCTAGCCGCCCATGGTATGCCTTCTATCCGATGCGTCCCAAATTGCAAACCAAAGTTCACCTGGAAATCAAGAACAGCAAAATGGGATGACGCGGATGACCCCCCGAGCATTCGGTCGACCACTGGACATGAAGTGGTATTGCGAAAGATCTACGACGCGTTGCTGCAGCCAAAACATGCAGCGAACGCGATCGAGCGGCCGCAAAAGCGCATAATACCACTTGTAGTCCAGTGAGCGAACCTGGCGACCGGCCCATTTCGTCCGAATGACCATCGGTGTGCGGCATAAGAGCGAAGCACGAATTGGAAACCGGTTACCATATTCGACCATCGCCACGGTTATCGCGATGGTGCGCTATCCAGGAAACGTTGTACGAGCAAGAAGTGATATCATTGTATCAAGTACGGATTTGCTTCTCATCGTGGTCGGTCGACGGTGATTGGGATCGGGGGCGTCCGCTGGAGTAGCCATTCGGGGAGCACGGCCATGGGTGACGAGGTCGTCATGACGGTGGGCCGGCTGCCATGAAATGGAGCACTCGCTCCGCATCGTATGGCGAGTAGCGTTGGCATCCATGCGGCAATTCGAAGAGCACGGCATGACGTCGACCGGGCGTTTGCATCTTTCATATTTCGACCGTTCGCTACCAAACGAAATTCGCGAGGGCTCGCGCAAAAGAGTGCACGGATGCGGGTGCCGGCACTATTCACGTTGTTCCTACGCAGCGTCGTCGCTCTCGCGTCGTGAGGTTTCTCATGCGAATCGTTCCCCTCGTTGTTCCTGTCGTTGCCGTAAGCCTCGTCGGAGCGTGCGCACAATCGTCGCCACCGAAAGCTGCTGCACCCGTCGAGGCAACTGCGGCCGCCCGGGAGAGTGCGCCTGCAGCTGCCCCCGTCCCTGTCGCCGCTGCCCAGCCCGTCGACGAACACGATCCGCGCGTGGCGCTGAAACGGCGTTTCGAGGGTGAGACGCCGATGATGGCCGACTTGAGTGAATTGTGCGACAACATTGGCGGACGCATCACCGGGAGTCCCGCCGCCAATCGCGCGGTGAAATGGGCGACGCAAAAGTTCCGGGCCATGGGAATCGAAACCGTGCGCACGGAGAAATTCCGTGCACCCTTCTTGTGGCTGCCAGAACGAGCCGAGGTGCTCGAGACGGCACCGGATACCTTTGCCATCGACGCCGTCGCCTCCCCTGGAACCATCTCGCTGCCGTCGGTCGAGGCGCCGTTGCTCGATGTTGGCGACGGAACACTGGAAGCCCTGGCGAAGCTCGGCCCCAAGGCGGCCGGCGCGTTTCTACTGCTGCGCACCCACGAGGCGAAGACGCTGGACGATCTCTTCTCCGAGTACGTCCGCACGCATCCGCTCATGGAAGCTGCCACGCGCGCGCACGTCGCCGGATTGATCATCCAGTCCGCCGAGCCGCACGGGCTTTTCTACGAGCATCGAATGGGATTCGGTTCGAAGCCGCTGACACCGGCGGCGGTCCTCGTATCCCGCGAACAGGGCGCGCGTCTTGCGCGCTTGCTCCAGCGATCGCAAGTTCGATTGCGGGTCAAAGTGACCAATCGCATCGGGCCTAGTTTCGAGTCCGAAAACGTCATCGCCGAGGTGCGCGGCTCCGAGGTGCCGGACGAAGTGGTCATTCTCGGGGCGCACCTCGATAGCTGGGCGCTCGGCACCGGCGCAGAAGACAATGGGGTCAATTCTACTTTGGTGCTCGACGTCGCACGCGCATTGCGCGAATTGAAGCTCGTCCCCCGCCGCACGGTCCGCTTTGCCCTTTTTACCGGCGAAGAGCAAGCGATGTGGGGCTCTTCGGGCTACGTCGCCCGCCACAAGGACGAAATGGCCAAGCACGTCGCCTCGATCACATTCGACTTGGGTTCCGGCCGCACCTCCGGTTTCGTGCTGAACGGCCGCCCGGAGCTACGCGCACCGGTGCGCGAAGCGCTGTCCGTCTTCCCCGAATTCACGGCCGATTCACATGTCGTGGACAGTGTCTTCATTACCGACAGCTTGCCATTCATGCTGAGCGGAGTTTCCAATCTCGTCGCCATTCAGGACGACAAGCCGTACTTGCCCGTCTTTCATTCATCATCCGACGTATTCGACAACGTCAACGCCAAAGAAGCCAAACGCAACGCCGCCATCGCCGCCGTGTTGACCTGGTCGCTCGCCAACACGCGCGAAGCGCTCCCCGGACAACTAACGCGCGCCGAGGTGGAGCAAATTCTCGTGAAGACGAAAACGGTCGACGAATTGAAGGCCTTCCAGCTCTGGGACGATTGGCAACAACACCGCCTCGGGTTTCCCGCCGAGGGAAAGTAGCGCTACCCCGGCCCCTTGCCCGAGGGTTAGGCGCGTACGAGGGTGACGGAGATCCCGAGCATCATCGTGGCAATCGCGGCGTCGATCACGCGCCAGACTACGCGGCGGGCGAGCATGGGGGCGAGCTTTCGAGCTCCCAGGCCGAGGGCCGTGAACCAGACCAGGCTGGCCGTGGCTGCCCCCGCACCGAAGACCCATCGGTGCGGCTGTTGGTTCGCAATGGCCCCGAGCAACAGCACGGTATCGATGTACACGTGGGGGTTGAGGTAGGTGAACGCGAGGCACGTCAGCAGAGTAGCGCCAAGGCGGGAAGGGCCGGCCTGTGCTGCGGTGAGCTCGCCGGGGCGCCAGGCGCGTTTGGCGGCCAGAAATGCGTAGCCAGCGAGGAATGCGGCCCCCGCCCACCGGACGGCGGTGACGACATCGGGGTGTGCCTGCACGAGGGCTCCAAGTCCTGCGATGCCGGCGGCGATCAGCAGTGCATCGGAGGCGGCACATACCGCCACGACGGGCAGCACGTGTTCACGACGCAGACCTTGCTTGAGTACGAACGCGTTCTGCGCGCCAATGGCCACGATGAGAGCGAACGATGAGCTGAAACCGGCGACGGCGGAAGCGATCATGGCGTCGAAACCTAGGCCGGCGCCCGACAACAATCCAACTAATGTTCCTAAAGTAACATTAGGATAGCTTCACATGAAGTTCGACGCTCAGCAACTCGCTACGTTTGCCGCCGTGGTCCACGAAGGCAGCTTCGACGCGGCGGCACGCGCACTGCGCATCACGCCGAGTGCGGTCAGCCAGCGAATCAAAGCGCTGGAGGAAATGGCCGGCCAGATTCTCGTCAAGCGGGCCAAGCCGTGCCGGGCGACCACGGCCGGCGGGCCCCTACTGCGTCTCGCCGGGCAGATTGCCCTGCTCGAACAAGAAGCCATCGAGCACACGGCGGCCGCGATGACCGCCACCATCGTGGTGAATTCGGATTCGCTGGCGACGTGGTTTCTCCCCGCGCTGAAAGGGCTGCC
It includes:
- a CDS encoding helix-turn-helix transcriptional regulator, whose product is MSSLGYAFGDFRFDPTPRTLLLADEPVRLGTRAFDILRVLLEHAGTVVTADELMARVWPDVVVDETNLRVQIGILRKVLARGEQGPRAIETVPRGYRFTLPVSPWDSSLAEPPSSELATHNLPALLATTIGRTETITLLTDTLAEQRLVTVTGPGGIGKTTVAIAVAHRCLPRFSHGVCFVDFSALSDAQFVASAIASALGIGVLANDPLAGLLSYLRGKQMLLLLDTCEHVVESVSRLVEALLSHLPELRILATSREVLRATGEWAHRLRPLSHPSHTDGLNATDALAYPAVDLFVQRARAGVNRFELQDDDAAIVAAICRRLDGMPLAIEFAAARVGELGLREIAARLDDRFGVLVQGRRTALPRHKTLAATLDWSYHLLPPEEQTMLEQLSVFRGAFTADAAVAVAGIADEQSEEAARLDALTCLSNLFAKSLVTADIGAEVPLYRLLDTTRAFAAEKLAAAGDGESEAVAWRHARYVLSALRAAELEWEGSDPKLWADRHRYLIDDLRGALNWATSVTGDDVLSAKLIADSSLLWISLSLLDEYRRRLESIFERLTAGTVYIDPAISIRLWDVFGHTILHTTGNMETATIAFRAALEAAQRVGLVDAELRVLWGLHVCLTHNGEYRESLATLNRFGSVAAKLDDPGASLTYRRMAALVYHYAGDQAAARIHTEHLLAHASNPACKVRHRGVQHDVRAGARKMLALILWLQGFPEQARARVLESVELSRSLGQAIPLCFSLAIGAIPIAFWMGDRAAAEEFTASLLTCSLEHSMSMWQTYAESYQAILQGNADTLPEPHVGMHLLEIMATVDPSHASEAVLARADEGRAGWCAPELLRIRASRILEQGGAERESKAEAILHTSLDIARRQQALSWELRTATTLAELWHRQGRSAEAYALLSAVHGRFTEGFETADLIRAASVLRDASRS
- a CDS encoding SAM-dependent methyltransferase, which codes for MKITLLASGTRGDVQPFVALALALQRRGHDVRVAAAQGFADMVAQSGARHVPLSADYEEIFQSEEGVRWLSAGNTFKLMQMLADMDRRIRPRMNRELLAASEGADAIIGNLVIENAAACIAEKLGVPLILGYTMPVLPNSDFPSPFFAKRMFNGRKMAGRTMNRLTHSLLETVYWQTQKKIVNGWRAELGLPPTSISMRVRLWRAGVPILHCYSTHIVPRPSDWGDANVMTGYWTMPEDMRMRACGDPSPELVRWLEAGSPPVYLGYWRLPVTDKAAMLRLAVDVANTLGIRFVIGANWTEQEIAALRVPENIFITSSVDHDWLFERCSATVHHGGAGTTAATLRAGLPMVIFPLCNDQPFWGRRITDLGVGTCMPFEQLTATRLGQALRGIQSEDVRTRARKLGEALRREDGIATAVRTIEERLPAAPILSRPAPAVSKTAFWIANFRAMETERPDALFRDPLASRLVGRESRRAARFLKYLGLGSPFWSVVIRTHIIDLFVREKVGQQRVDTVLNLGAGLDTRPYRLDLPPTLRWIEVDFSNIVDLKEERLRGEIPRCRLERVKLDISDRGARTRLFDDVAAASSKVLVLTEGVTPYFTSEQVALLAADLRARPSFRYWINDYLAPAAGSYVRRGSVLRLLKKTPIQFVPDDWFGFFHQHGWKAQDTRYLGEESKRVGRPSPVSLQDPLSSSAYVLLVPSDEERVAP
- a CDS encoding TylF/MycF family methyltransferase produces the protein MNAIRKLLEPDPIGTFRRILEGFTAWYAQLDGDKKKACQRHGFYLNEQLSDFARELPEATLAVIAGLMKAANRSNPLFKVSFAFDPLNAKFGVKDAYPFIARENVVRGLMANVEQSNNIQHLLSQVLLLDVPGHVVELGCHEGITALLMKMTMASFQSTKPLWVFDSFEGLPAPCPEDGEFTHAGMMAATQQSLIENFVRMELEPPNIVAGWFDDTLRSQLPAEVAFAHLDGDLYSSIQVSLREVYPRLARNAIVVIDDYVDERLQPGVVNPYPGVKRACDEFFADKPEKVEPLWANWKGHAYFRKL
- a CDS encoding polyprenyl synthetase family protein → MSDPASARSYASAPVSHLRARGGANADIMAEFRRRAREVDVALDRLVPRADVRPITIHAAIRHSLFAGGKRIRPLLTLAAGEALGAPAQALMPVACAMEMIHAASLIHDDLPAMDNADVRRGRPTCHREFGEAVAILAGDALIALAFHVIANACDVLPAALSSAQAARISAELGRAVGSVQGLIAGQVIDLESEGRAGDADRVMFIHHAKTSALVVASTVAGGIVAGVDDATIAVLRRYGERIGLAFQIVDDVLDASATAEQLGKAVGRDAAAGKTTYPAIYGIEASRAMAEALVDDAIDDVRSLGVDGRWLEAIAGFVTERLS